The Anaerolineae bacterium DNA window TCCCCGGCGTCTCCTTGGGACGTTCCTGGCAAACCGAGGATGATGTCGCCATCCGTCTCACCCAACTCATGCGCCAACTGGTCGGTCTCCTCGACCGCGCTAGCGCCGAAGGGGCTTGGCTCACCCATGTCGCCCTTTTCCTGGAAGACCACGCCGCCGCCAAGACCGCCGCGGCCGCCGTCGCACAGGCGTTCCACGGCCCCGATGTGCCCACCCCTGTCTTCACCACGCCTCCAGACCCCCAAGACGAGCCCCTGGTGCGTACCCACGGCTTGGCTTTCCGCCCCTGGGAGGACCCTGAAGGCCCCGGCCGCGACCCCTTCAGCGGCATCCTCTGGACTAAGTACAGCACCCTTCTGGTGCCCGACCAACTGGCCGCCCTCACCTCGCCGGGCGTCTTCGCCGAGGGCACCGTCAAACTGGTCGAACCCATCCCCCGCAACAAAATCATGTTCTACCCCGCGATGGAGGGAGATGTAGTTCTGGGCCATCAGTTTTCCCCCGAAACCGGCCAACTCACTCAAGCCCCCGTCCGCTTCCAACCCTGGGCCTTCATGCACTTTCTCTTTGCCGCTAACAGCGGCTACGGCAAGTCCGTGGGCGCTGAGCGCCTGGTGTACGAACTGGGCAAGAAACTCGGCTTCCAGATTGTCGTCCTCGACTTTGGCTTTGGTTGGCGCAAACTCCTCAACGCCCCTGGCATGGACGGCCTGGTGGATGTGCGCCAACTCTCCCCCTTCTCCCCCAGGGCCCTGCGCTGGAACCCCCTGCGCATCAGCCGCTACATCCCGCCCACTCAGTTCCTCAAGGGCTTCATCGACACCTGGGACCAACTGACCCAGATGGGCCAGAAGCAGCAGCGCATTTGGTTTGAGACCCTCATCCGCGAGATGTATCTGGATGCCGGAGCGCTCACGGATGACCCCGATGTTTGGAATCACCCCCGTTGGGGTAAGGTGCGCGCGGGCGAGGACGCCCTTATCGGCGAGCCTGTGGGCACAGCCCTCCGAGATTTGTTCAACCACGGGGAATACGACAAACTCCAAATCCTGGCCGTGCACCGCAGCACGAACAACCCCCAACTCAGTCTCAAAGCCCTCTACGACCGTATCGAGGAGGCTAAGGAGAAATTCGGCCCCCGCGACCGCATCATGCAGGACATCCTCAGCGGGCTAATGGTGCGCCTGCGGCCCTTGGTGGTGGGGGCACCGGCCCTGCAATTTGCCCCCGGCCGGGACGCGGTGGACTTACCCGACTTGCTCTCAGACCAGCGCATCGTCATCCTGGAGGGCAAAGGCCTGGACAAGCGGGCCGCCGGGTTCCTCCTTGGTTGGGCCGGGTGGATTTTCTATTACGACCGCGTCAACCGTCGCCAGCGCCAGATGGACACCGCCCCCATGTTCATGTTCTACGAGGAGGCCAATGTGGTCTTCTCCGGCCTCTCCGCTTCTGGCAACCGTGAGGACAACGTGCAGTCCCTGGCCGAGAGTTACGACATCATGGTGCGGGATAGCCGCAAGTACAAAATCTTCTTTGGTTTTGCCGTGCAAAATCCCAGCCTGCTCCCCCAGGGCGTACTCCACTCTTGCCCCAATGTGCTCATCGGCCACATCACCGACCCAGAGGACAAAAAGCAGGTGCTCTCCCTCCTGGGCTACACCGAGGTAGGCTTCCAGGACAACGAGATGCGCCGGTTGCTCTCCGACCTTTCCGTGGCCATGATGCTGGGCCGCTTCGCCTACGACTTCGACCGGCGGGAGACCCAGACCTTCCTCTTCCGTCCCCTCCTGCTGGATGTGCCCGAACCCAACGACGACGAATTGGCCGAGAAACTGGGCCGCATCACCCTGTAGGAGAAAGACATATGACGACAAAGCAAAACATCCCTTGGTCTGTCCTTTTCCTGGTGCTTCTTCTGGCGGTACTGACCGGGATGGGTCTGCTGGCCGCCAAGGGCCTCATTGGCCCGGCAGTTACTCCCACGCCTACTACCTGGTCACCGCCTGATTTGCCCGGGCAACTCTTAACTCCCACCCCCACGCCAGGCTGGTGGGCTTCGCCCCCCGCCTGGCTTGCCACCTTCACCCCCACTATCCTCCCTACTCAGGAGAGCACGCCATGAGTCAGATTTCATCCCACCTCCATCAAGCCGCTAAATTGCTGTCCGAGTTGACCGAGTGGCTGGCTGGATTGCGCCAGTCGCCCCCGGATGACTTCCCTGTGCTGATCATCGTCACCGATCGCAACGAGACTCAGGTTAAGGACTGGCGCTTGCAGCGTATGCGCGACGCCCTGGGCATCGTTGCGGCCTTGCGCAACCAAAAGTAATCCCACCTTGTTGGAGGATAAAGACAATGAAACGCTTTCTCCCCCTCATCGCTGCCGTAATTCTCTTTCTGGTCGGCCTGGCCCTGGCTTCCGGTCTCTCCACACCCACCCAGTCCGTGGTGGTGGTCGTCAAAAGCCTGGACGCTGGTCACACCCTTACCGAGGCTGACCTTACTTTGGCCTCCATGGCTAACCCGCCCCAAGACGCCTTCACCGACCCCGCCCAGGTGGTTGGCCAAACTCTGGCTGTCCCCCGTCTGGCGGGCGATGTGATTACCGCTGCCGCTTTGGGCGGCCTCCCTAATCCAGCCCAGGCTCTCAAGCCCAACGAGCGGCTGGTGGCCGTCCAAGTTTCCCGCAGCAGCGGCATCGCCGGACTGCTCCAACCTGGCGAGCGCGTGGGCGTCACCCTGATTTTCGGTCACCAGGGCTTCGACCAGGGCCTCTACGCCAAGGCCACCATCGAGAACCTGCGCGTGGTCTGGGTTTCCCCTGATTTTCAGGCGCATTCCCCCAATGCCCAACAGCAACAAGAGGACATCCTGGTGGGTGGGGGACTGGCTCTTCCCACTCAGGCAAAGGAAGGTGTGGTCGCCCTGGCCGTGCCCATCTCTGCCCAGACCGTAATTTACGACTTCAGCGACTTGGGCCTTCCGCCGGAAACCCGCACCGTCAACGCCGTAGAACTGCTCAGCGCTCTCGACCAGGGCGGCACGGGCGTCAAACTCAGCCTCTACCTTGTCCCCGAGAAGGCTCAACCCTTGGTCTCCTCCGGCCTCTTCTTGCCGGAGTTGGTAGTGACGCCCGGCTCCACGCCTACACCGACCCCGACGCCTGCCCCTTAGCCGGAGGTGCTTCATGACGAATAACAACACCTGGTTAGACCAACTGACGCAAAACGCCGACGTCGCCACCGTCCTCTTGGCCGGGTTGCCTCAGACCGCCGATATGTGGTACAGCGTCATCGCCAACGAACCCCGCTTACGCGTGGTCGCCCGCGCCGTGGCCCGCGAGGACTTGCATGCCAAACTGGCCGCCAACCCCCAAATCCTCCTCTTGGACGCCCTGCTGGCCCAAGGGCCACAAGACCTGGCTGACTTGCTCAATGGGTTGCAGGTTCCCCTAATCTATGTCGTCTTCCCTGCCCAGATCCCCGACGCCGACTTTCATGCCGTGCAAGCCGCCATGCGTCGTGACGGGGTGAAGTTCTACCGCGACACGGCTAACCTGGTGGATCTGGTGCGTACCATGGTGACCGATGCCCAAATGCTACAACGGCAGAACGGTGCTTCTTGGAGCGCCGAGCTCAGTGGTGCCCGCCAGGTGCTTCCCGTGCGCCTAGTTGGCGTGTGGAGCCTGGCAGGCGGGGTGGGGAAGACCACCATTGCCAGTAACCTGGCCTTTGCCGCCGCCCGGCGCGGTATCCCCACCTTACTCGTAGGGATGGGTGCGCCTGACGACTTACCCCTCATCCTCGGCCTCAAGCCCCAGCCCAACATCACTACCTGGCGGGCGAATCCATCCCAGGAAAGCCTCAAGGCTGCCCTGCAAAAGCGCGATGTGGTGGATGTCCTCGCTGGGTTCCCCGATATGCTCTCCGCCGCCCAGGCCATCAGCACGCCCCCCGACGCCGCTAACTCTTTGCGCAACCTGGCTGACCAGGCCATCCGCTTGGGCTACGCCGCCATCGTCTTCGACCTGCCCCCTTCCATGGAGTCCGTCGCTGCCCTGGGCGTCATCAATCTGTTGTTGTTGGTCGCTCGCCCTTCCGTGGAAGGCGTTATGCGCACCGTGGAGGGCTACCGTACTGTGGTTGAGCGCTTGGGCCTGGAAAACCTACTCCACCCCCAGAACCTGCGTGTCGTGCTCAATCGCGTGCGCGATCGCATAGATTCCAAATCTTTCCACGACCTAGCTAACCGCTACCTCAAGCCAAATAACCCCCAGGCCGCCTTCCCGCCAGTGTCCGTGTCCATCCCCGACCGCCTGGAAGTCGGTCAGGCCCACGACCGAGGCGACTGGCCTTATCTCGCCTGCGACCCTCTGGCCCGGGCTATGGACACGCTGGCCACTGAACTGTTTGGCGGGGCCTCCCAGCCCCCCGTTGGTGACAACGGAACAAAACGTTTACGCATCAAACTGCCCTTTTGAGTTTGTGGCATCGTGACATCGCGACAGGAGATGTTCTCATGTGGCAACAACTGAACCAAATCGCCCTCACTGAGGAGCAGCAGGAGCGGGTGGTGAAACGAGCCATCGAAAGCCTGCGCGGCTTGGACACCGCAGTTGTTCGTAACCGCGAGCAACTGCGGGCGCGCGCGCGGGGGGGCGTGCTTCAGGCATTGCAGGCCCTGGGCTGGAACACCAACGCCGCTCAAATGGCCGCCATGGTTACCCAGGTTGTGGCCCGCGTCAGCGGCCTGGGCTTCCTGGACGATTTGCTCCGCCCGGAGGAGTTCACCGAAATCGCCCTTAATCCGGACGGTTCCCTCTTTGTCCAGCGCCGCGACGCCCGCTACATGGAACCCGTAGTGGGCTACCGCCCCACCGTAGAAGAGGCTATGCGCGTCGCCGAGGCCTTGGCCGGGATGGTCGGTCAGCAACTCTCCATCGCCAACCCCACCATCAACGGACGCCTGCGCCGTGACAAAGCCTCCGGTTTCGGTGGAGCGCGGGTAAAAATCCTCCACCCCATCCTCACCGTGGGCGACGGTTACCCCGCCATCTCCGTCCGCCTGTTCTATCCCCGCCGGGTGCTACCCCAAGACCTTATCGATTGGGGATTGGCTCCTGAAGGCGTCATCCAGGGCCTGCTGGAGCTGGTCGCCCGCAGGGCCCGCATCATGATCGTGGGCGGCACGACCATGGGCAAGACCACCTTGCTCTCCGCTCTTTGCGATGGCATACCTCGCGAAGCCCGCATCATCAAGGTTGAGGACCCTGAGGAAATCTTCCTCGACCATCCCAACGTGATCACCATCGAACCCTACAGCCCCTCCTGGGCCGAGCGGGAGACCATGAAAGCCTACACCATCGCCGATGCCCTGGCCGACGTTATGCGTATGCGCCCTGACTGGCTCATCGTGGGCGAGGTTCGCCGCGGCGACCATGTGATGAATCTGCTCCGCGCCCAACTCTCCGGCCACCCTGGCATGACCAGTCTGCACGCCTTTGGGCCGGAGGAGGCCGTGCAGACCATCGAAACTTTGGTTTTCAACGACTTGTCCATCGGGCGTTCTGGCACCAAGAGCACCTTGGCCCTGGCCGTCGATGTACTGGTCTATCTGGACTGGGCCGACGGCAAACGCCGCATCATGGGCGTCTGGGAGGTGGACGCCCAGCTTCACGGCGGCAATGTGAAATTCCGCCAACGCTACGCCTACGGCTCCGGCCAGACCACCCTGGAACCCATCCAGCGCCGTCTACTGGGCGATATGCCCGGCCGAACGGAGAAGGAGGTGTCATGATTGGTGTGTTGTTGTCTGCTTTGGCCCTGGCCCTGGCCGGGTACTGGGCCGGGCGCGAAGCCCTGGAACGCCTGAGCGCGGTGCGTTCCCTGGAGACCTACTACGCCGTGGCCCAAGAGGCCACCCCTGTGCCCGTGGGCAGCCGGGCGCACAAAATCCGCCTGGCTTTGGGAGAACGAGTCGCCGGGCGGGAGACGGAAGCCGTGGCCCTGTTGACCTTGGGCGCGGGCTTGGTTTTGACTTTAGTGGGCCTCTGGCTGCGTCTGCCCCTCTGGATTGCCATGGGGGCCGGAGGTTTGTTGGGTTACCTGGGCGTTCAGGGCTGGATAGAGGGCCGCTGGCATAAGGTGATGCGCGGCATTGAGACCGAGATGCCCACCTTTCTGCGCACCTTGGGTAGCACGGTCTCCGTAACCCCAAATGTCCTCGATGCCCTGGACGATACCCTGGCCGCCCTGGACGAGCGTGGCCCCCTGCGCGCCTGGATGGAGCGCTTTGTCCAGGAACTGCGCCTCCACGGACGCCGGGGTTTCGAGACCCTGCACGAGGAAGCCGGGCACATCTCCCCTGTCCTGCTTTTGGCCGTGGTGGAAGTGGGGCGGCTCTGGGAGACCGGCGGTGCCCAATTTGCCGACGCCTTCCGCCTAGCCGCTGAGAATCAGGCTCGCATTCTCCGCGCCCGTAGCCACGCCCAAGCCGAGATTGACGGCGCTCGTTCCACCCTGCGGGTAATCCTCTTCACCCTGGGCGGGGCTGTGTATTTCTCCATCCGCGCCAACCCCGTGCCTTTTGGCACCCCCCTGGGCCGCTTGAGCTTGTTGGCCCTGGGGGTACTGGTGGCCGTGGGCTGGGTTCTCTTGCAATCCATGATGAATGAGGTGTTGCAATGATGGCTCTGTTGGGCATCATCCTGGCAGGTTTGGGTTTGGCCTGGCTGGGTTATGCGGGTGTCTCCTGGGCGTTGGAACGCACCACAGGCTACCACCACCTGTTGGACTTCCGCGCCTCTCAGGGTCAGGGGCAGGCCCAGTCCAGCCGGGCCGAGAAGGCCGCCTTGGGCCTCTTTGCCCGCTTTTTCTCCCTCGATATTTGGGAGCGCCGTCTGCGCTGGGCGCAACGAAGTGGACGCATGACCGGCCAAACCCTGGGCAATATCGCCCTCCAATCCCTAGGCTTTGGTTTCCTGGGTTTGGTGTTGGCTCTGATCACAGGCGTGCCCGTGCTTAGCCTGGCCGTGCCCCTGGGCTTGGCCCTTCCCTGGGTACGCCTCTACAGCGCCGCCGAGGATGCCAAGGAGGCCACCACCCGCGACCTGCCCGCTGTAGCCTCCATCGTGGCCGCCGAACTGGCCGCCGGAACTCCGCCTGAGGAGGCCGTCCGGCGGGCCGCTGTGCTCCCCGGCCCCCTGGCCGGGTTGCTCGCCGACGCCCTCACTTTCGCCCGTGAGACCGGACGGCCTCTCTTTGCCCCGGCCAAT harbors:
- a CDS encoding ATP-binding protein — protein: MDDSGKGALNILDNGIQLIEGRFNYLWFRLGTPQGNLYRVLTLRELVQLPRPLSETGERENFNFLRRQVAAMRGLHNAGVDFVYTAAGIFRPHHVGIVQLYGATAEGPSLQEAVRLALERQAAVDGIMANHIQSRLAPPNPDWVRWMMDFMAQAGQVLLLLGHPDPRDAPKGLDDNRLDPDDLAAEQNEALFRALAALRKNFVFQVTSRQVPRPLLSQHLVDVSRQVSQVASRQRGTKSIGVTLSIPLMTALQQAHSGGYSTTHATAHSRADGVSQGWNIGEAHGHAHTEGVTTTTGGSVSHSVSHGVTHSTADTQSHTVSQSTTISDSVTSGSSHTVSHSVTNASGVGTSLNNGWYSGQSVGSNHGGSLSATDSSSTSTGVTSSHSVSEGSVEGSNVNAGLNFFGLGKVGGGLNSSTSLTTTSASASSASTTTGHAQTNTSSWSVSHNTNWGASGSVAHSSFSSQAETTGTADSTFQSRSHGVAHTRGEAWGTARTTGRAESRTQGTTLSSFWSTSRSVSDTVSETHSQGQSWGRSHVEGDTVGRTQGQTLGKAWGVGLSTGLLPGVSLGRSWQTEDDVAIRLTQLMRQLVGLLDRASAEGAWLTHVALFLEDHAAAKTAAAAVAQAFHGPDVPTPVFTTPPDPQDEPLVRTHGLAFRPWEDPEGPGRDPFSGILWTKYSTLLVPDQLAALTSPGVFAEGTVKLVEPIPRNKIMFYPAMEGDVVLGHQFSPETGQLTQAPVRFQPWAFMHFLFAANSGYGKSVGAERLVYELGKKLGFQIVVLDFGFGWRKLLNAPGMDGLVDVRQLSPFSPRALRWNPLRISRYIPPTQFLKGFIDTWDQLTQMGQKQQRIWFETLIREMYLDAGALTDDPDVWNHPRWGKVRAGEDALIGEPVGTALRDLFNHGEYDKLQILAVHRSTNNPQLSLKALYDRIEEAKEKFGPRDRIMQDILSGLMVRLRPLVVGAPALQFAPGRDAVDLPDLLSDQRIVILEGKGLDKRAAGFLLGWAGWIFYYDRVNRRQRQMDTAPMFMFYEEANVVFSGLSASGNREDNVQSLAESYDIMVRDSRKYKIFFGFAVQNPSLLPQGVLHSCPNVLIGHITDPEDKKQVLSLLGYTEVGFQDNEMRRLLSDLSVAMMLGRFAYDFDRRETQTFLFRPLLLDVPEPNDDELAEKLGRITL
- a CDS encoding Flp pilus assembly protein CpaB, coding for MKRFLPLIAAVILFLVGLALASGLSTPTQSVVVVVKSLDAGHTLTEADLTLASMANPPQDAFTDPAQVVGQTLAVPRLAGDVITAAALGGLPNPAQALKPNERLVAVQVSRSSGIAGLLQPGERVGVTLIFGHQGFDQGLYAKATIENLRVVWVSPDFQAHSPNAQQQQEDILVGGGLALPTQAKEGVVALAVPISAQTVIYDFSDLGLPPETRTVNAVELLSALDQGGTGVKLSLYLVPEKAQPLVSSGLFLPELVVTPGSTPTPTPTPAP
- a CDS encoding ParA family protein is translated as MTNNNTWLDQLTQNADVATVLLAGLPQTADMWYSVIANEPRLRVVARAVAREDLHAKLAANPQILLLDALLAQGPQDLADLLNGLQVPLIYVVFPAQIPDADFHAVQAAMRRDGVKFYRDTANLVDLVRTMVTDAQMLQRQNGASWSAELSGARQVLPVRLVGVWSLAGGVGKTTIASNLAFAAARRGIPTLLVGMGAPDDLPLILGLKPQPNITTWRANPSQESLKAALQKRDVVDVLAGFPDMLSAAQAISTPPDAANSLRNLADQAIRLGYAAIVFDLPPSMESVAALGVINLLLLVARPSVEGVMRTVEGYRTVVERLGLENLLHPQNLRVVLNRVRDRIDSKSFHDLANRYLKPNNPQAAFPPVSVSIPDRLEVGQAHDRGDWPYLACDPLARAMDTLATELFGGASQPPVGDNGTKRLRIKLPF
- a CDS encoding CpaF family protein, translating into MWQQLNQIALTEEQQERVVKRAIESLRGLDTAVVRNREQLRARARGGVLQALQALGWNTNAAQMAAMVTQVVARVSGLGFLDDLLRPEEFTEIALNPDGSLFVQRRDARYMEPVVGYRPTVEEAMRVAEALAGMVGQQLSIANPTINGRLRRDKASGFGGARVKILHPILTVGDGYPAISVRLFYPRRVLPQDLIDWGLAPEGVIQGLLELVARRARIMIVGGTTMGKTTLLSALCDGIPREARIIKVEDPEEIFLDHPNVITIEPYSPSWAERETMKAYTIADALADVMRMRPDWLIVGEVRRGDHVMNLLRAQLSGHPGMTSLHAFGPEEAVQTIETLVFNDLSIGRSGTKSTLALAVDVLVYLDWADGKRRIMGVWEVDAQLHGGNVKFRQRYAYGSGQTTLEPIQRRLLGDMPGRTEKEVS